The Deltaproteobacteria bacterium genome has a window encoding:
- a CDS encoding NAD(P)/FAD-dependent oxidoreductase — protein MPGTDAIVVGAGHNGLVTAAYLARAGLRTLVLERRDRVGGACVTEELWPGYRVSRAAYVAGLLRPAVVAELGLPGRGLHLLRRDPSSFTPLPDGRGLLLGSDPALCRREIARFSARDAEAYPRYEALLDRAARAFEPLLDAPPPDPARLRAADLPLLARLARGAFGLRRDAARVARLLLAPARDTLTAWFESEPLRATLATDALIGAWAAPSTPGTGYVLFHHVMGETGGARGVWAYVQGGMGALSEAIAGAARAAGAEILTGAPVASIDVHDGRVRGVTLADGRSFEAPLVVSGADPAHTLLGLVGAKALPAEITRELATLDFRSPVVKINLALDRLPVFRGGPPAAQGPGPEHAGTIHVGTHDLDALERSFAQAAGGRLAERPMIELTLPSALDPSLAPAGRHVASLFVQHVPPALARERWARERDGFADRVLALVDEVAPGFSASVLHRDVLGPPELEEVFGLTGGNLFHGAMTLDRLLFLRPLPGWARYRTPIAGLWLCGAGTHPGGGVMGACGRNAAREILRSRRTRGGGLPQFAAGTRSAAASATSVPS, from the coding sequence ATGCCCGGAACCGACGCGATCGTGGTGGGCGCCGGCCACAACGGCCTCGTGACCGCCGCCTACCTGGCGCGCGCCGGGCTGCGCACGCTCGTGCTCGAGCGGCGCGATCGCGTCGGTGGGGCCTGCGTCACCGAGGAGCTCTGGCCCGGCTACCGGGTCTCGCGCGCGGCCTACGTCGCCGGCCTGCTGCGCCCGGCGGTCGTCGCGGAGCTCGGGCTCCCGGGCCGCGGCCTCCACCTGCTCCGCCGCGACCCCTCCTCCTTCACGCCGCTGCCCGACGGCCGCGGCCTGCTCCTCGGCTCCGATCCGGCCCTGTGCCGGCGCGAGATCGCGCGCTTCTCGGCCCGCGACGCCGAGGCCTACCCGCGCTACGAAGCCCTGCTCGATCGCGCGGCCCGCGCCTTCGAGCCGCTGCTCGACGCGCCGCCGCCGGACCCGGCGCGCCTGCGCGCCGCGGACCTTCCGCTGCTCGCGCGGCTCGCGCGCGGCGCCTTCGGCCTGCGCCGCGACGCCGCGCGCGTGGCGCGGCTCCTGCTCGCACCGGCGCGCGACACGCTCACCGCCTGGTTCGAGAGCGAGCCCCTGCGCGCCACGCTCGCCACCGACGCGCTGATCGGCGCCTGGGCGGCACCCTCGACGCCGGGCACCGGCTACGTGCTCTTCCACCACGTGATGGGGGAGACGGGCGGAGCGCGCGGCGTATGGGCCTACGTGCAGGGCGGGATGGGCGCGCTCTCGGAGGCGATCGCCGGCGCCGCGCGTGCGGCCGGCGCCGAGATCCTCACCGGGGCGCCCGTGGCGTCGATCGACGTCCACGACGGGCGCGTGCGGGGCGTGACGCTCGCCGACGGGCGTTCCTTCGAAGCGCCGCTCGTCGTGTCGGGCGCCGACCCGGCCCACACCCTGCTCGGCCTGGTCGGCGCGAAGGCCCTGCCCGCCGAGATCACGCGCGAGCTCGCGACGCTCGACTTCCGCAGCCCGGTCGTGAAGATCAACCTGGCGCTCGATCGGCTGCCGGTCTTCCGGGGCGGCCCCCCGGCCGCGCAGGGCCCGGGCCCCGAGCACGCGGGCACGATCCACGTGGGCACCCACGACCTCGACGCGCTCGAACGCTCCTTCGCACAGGCCGCCGGGGGCCGCCTGGCGGAGCGGCCGATGATCGAGCTCACGCTCCCCTCCGCCCTCGACCCCTCGCTCGCGCCGGCCGGGCGCCACGTCGCCTCGCTCTTCGTCCAGCACGTGCCGCCCGCGCTCGCGCGCGAACGCTGGGCCCGCGAGCGCGACGGCTTCGCCGACCGCGTGCTCGCGCTCGTCGACGAGGTGGCGCCGGGCTTCTCGGCGAGCGTCCTGCATCGGGACGTGCTCGGTCCGCCCGAGCTCGAGGAGGTCTTCGGCCTCACCGGCGGCAACCTCTTCCACGGCGCGATGACGCTCGACCGGCTGCTCTTCCTGCGCCCGCTCCCGGGCTGGGCGCGCTATCGAACGCCGATCGCGGGACTCTGGCTGTGCGGCGCGGGAACCCACCCGGGCGGCGGCGTCATGGGCGCCTGCGGCCGCAACGCGGCCCGCGAGATCCTGCGCTCACGCCGCACCCGAGGCGGGGGTCTTCCTCAGTTCGCGGCCGGAACGAGATCCGCGGCGGCTTCCGCGACGTCGGTGCCCTCGTAG
- the ispG gene encoding (E)-4-hydroxy-3-methylbut-2-enyl-diphosphate synthase, with the protein MSLPFPGNPFAPRRRVTREVKVGDVGIGGANPVRVQSMTTTDTQDVAATVAQSERLAAAGCEIVRITAPSLRDAEALREIRAELTRRGVRVPLVADIHFTPNAALEAARWVEKVRINPGNFADKKRFEAREYDDAQWAEELERVAERFRPLVRRCKELGRALRIGTNHGSLSDRIMNRYGDTPQGMVASALEFVAVCEDEGYFDVVFSMKASNPQVAIHAYRMLAARLAERAARGAGRGDYPFHVGVTEAGGGEDGRIKSAIGIGSLLEDGLGDTIRVSLTEDPVKEIPVARALARRALPVTRRAAAPGEVDPDLDPAAPFVESPFAFARRPSSALALGPLALGATEPVRAELALGAPPAEPEGAAWLLADAFAARREITCEGLRLDVAGDAALDRVRAFAAALARHGLGAPLALRLPLELAAEAKDTGACWVLPVDGSGDGLAAAARAAQAAGVAVEWSLAGAPAALLAGLDRALAASRAAGLERIAFSVDVPRPVAAVRLVAAGLRARGDGAPLVLVHRDDPGRSDAEALLDAALDLGALLCDGLGDAIALPLRAGFERAGDALETAYRILQGARLRTTWTEFISCPSCGRTLFDLETTTARIQERTQHLKGVKIAVMGCIVNGPGEMADADFGYVGSGPGLVNLYVGHACIERHVPEAEAPDRLVELIRSHGRWVDPG; encoded by the coding sequence GTGAGCCTCCCCTTCCCCGGGAATCCCTTCGCGCCGCGCCGCCGGGTGACGCGCGAGGTGAAGGTCGGCGACGTCGGGATCGGCGGCGCCAACCCGGTCCGCGTCCAGTCGATGACGACCACCGACACCCAGGACGTGGCCGCGACCGTGGCGCAGAGCGAGCGGCTGGCAGCCGCCGGCTGCGAGATCGTGCGCATCACGGCGCCCTCGCTGCGCGACGCCGAGGCCCTGCGCGAGATCCGCGCCGAGCTCACGCGCCGCGGCGTGCGCGTGCCGCTGGTCGCCGACATCCACTTCACGCCGAATGCGGCCCTGGAGGCGGCGCGCTGGGTCGAGAAGGTGCGCATCAACCCCGGCAACTTCGCCGACAAGAAGAGGTTCGAGGCCCGCGAGTACGACGACGCGCAGTGGGCCGAGGAGCTCGAGCGCGTGGCCGAGCGCTTCCGCCCGCTCGTGCGCCGCTGCAAGGAGCTGGGCCGTGCCCTGCGCATCGGAACCAACCACGGCTCGCTCTCCGACCGGATCATGAACCGCTACGGCGACACGCCGCAGGGCATGGTCGCGAGCGCGCTCGAGTTCGTGGCCGTGTGCGAGGACGAGGGCTACTTCGACGTGGTCTTCTCGATGAAGGCCAGCAACCCGCAGGTGGCGATCCACGCCTACCGGATGCTCGCCGCGCGGCTCGCCGAACGCGCCGCCCGGGGCGCCGGGCGCGGCGACTACCCCTTCCACGTCGGGGTCACCGAGGCGGGCGGCGGCGAGGACGGCCGGATCAAGAGCGCGATCGGGATCGGCTCGCTCCTCGAGGACGGCCTCGGCGACACGATCCGGGTGTCGCTCACCGAGGACCCCGTGAAGGAGATCCCGGTCGCGCGGGCGCTGGCACGCCGCGCGCTGCCGGTGACGCGCCGCGCGGCGGCGCCGGGCGAAGTCGATCCGGACCTGGATCCCGCGGCCCCCTTCGTCGAGAGTCCCTTCGCCTTCGCGCGCCGCCCGAGCAGCGCGCTCGCGCTCGGCCCGCTCGCGCTCGGCGCCACGGAGCCGGTGCGCGCAGAGCTCGCGCTCGGCGCGCCGCCCGCCGAGCCCGAGGGCGCCGCCTGGCTGCTCGCGGACGCCTTCGCCGCACGCCGTGAGATCACCTGCGAGGGCCTGCGCCTCGACGTCGCCGGCGACGCCGCGCTCGACCGCGTACGCGCCTTCGCCGCCGCGCTGGCGCGCCACGGCCTCGGCGCCCCGCTCGCGCTGCGCCTGCCCCTCGAGCTGGCGGCGGAGGCGAAGGACACCGGTGCGTGCTGGGTCCTGCCCGTGGACGGCTCCGGGGACGGGCTCGCCGCGGCGGCACGCGCCGCGCAGGCGGCCGGCGTCGCCGTCGAGTGGTCGCTCGCCGGCGCCCCCGCCGCGCTGCTCGCGGGCCTCGACCGGGCGCTCGCGGCCTCACGCGCTGCCGGGCTCGAGCGCATCGCGTTCTCGGTCGACGTGCCCCGCCCGGTCGCGGCCGTCCGGCTCGTCGCCGCGGGGCTGCGGGCGCGCGGTGACGGCGCCCCGCTGGTGCTCGTCCACCGCGACGATCCGGGCCGCTCCGACGCGGAGGCGCTGCTCGATGCCGCGCTCGACCTCGGCGCGCTGCTCTGCGACGGCCTCGGCGACGCCATCGCCCTGCCCCTGCGCGCCGGCTTCGAGCGCGCGGGCGACGCGCTCGAGACGGCCTACCGGATCCTCCAGGGGGCGCGCCTGCGCACGACCTGGACCGAGTTCATCTCCTGCCCCTCGTGCGGCCGCACCCTCTTCGACCTCGAGACGACGACCGCCCGCATCCAGGAGCGCACGCAACACCTGAAGGGCGTCAAGATCGCCGTGATGGGCTGCATCGTGAACGGGCCTGGCGAGATGGCGGACGCGGACTTCGGCTACGTCGGCTCGGGGCCCGGGCTCGTGAACCTCTACGTCGGCCACGCCTGCATCGAGCGGCACGTCCCCGAGGCGGAGGCGCCCGATCGGCTCGTCGAGCTGATCCGGAGCCACGGGCGCTGGGTGGACCCCGGCTAG
- the alaS gene encoding alanine--tRNA ligase — protein MPPSSREIRASFLRFFEERGHRVVPSAPLVPEGDPTLLFTNAGMVPFKRLFLGEETREYRRAVTSQKCMRVSGKHNDLENVGRTPRHHTFFEMLGNFSFGDYFKRDAIVWAWELLTGAWKLPPEKLFVTVFREDDEAAELWAREVGIPANRITRLDEADNFWQMGDTGPCGPCSEIYYDWGPQAGCPQGGACDPSCDCGRWLEIWNLVFMQFDRDAGGTMTPLPKPSIDTGAGLERVASVLQGVRSNYDTDLFQPILARAQELSGVRLGSDPEKDVSLRVVADHARAVTFLIADGVLPSNEGRGYVLRRVLRRAARHGVLLGLERPFLFAVADAVIDEMGDAYPALVERRGYITDRVRREEERFGETLAKGLALLEEELRKARAGGREALPGEVVFKLYDTFGFPVDLTEDILAGHRLGFDHAGFEAAMNEQRERARAAWKGSGTAAVGPLYGQLAADFETRFVGYDRLAADSRVLALVSGGAGVEQARAGDTVEVIVEETPFYAESGGQVGDRGLLETATGRVDVEDVQRPAGGLVVHRGKVVRGTLHVDQPVRLVVDSMHRFGAVRHHSGTHLLHSALREVLGPNATQRGSLVTPGRLRFDFSHDAPLTRPQLEAIEDLVNGWIGENAPARVEQLSYRDAIDAGAIAMFGEKYGDEVRVVSFGEFSKELCGGTHARASGDIGVLKIVSEGGVASGVRRVEALTGAEALRRWREQEHALERTAELLRAPVGDLEQRVEKLLDERRTLERELEALRGEQRRAASGDLLAQVEEIAGVKVLATKVEGVAGDGLRAMVDELRERLGSGVVLLAAPADGRVTLALGVTPDLKGRLAAGDLIRETAAIVGGKGGGRPDFAQAGGRDPGKIDEAFERLRALVREKAGS, from the coding sequence TTGCCCCCGTCCAGCCGCGAGATCCGCGCGTCCTTCCTGCGCTTCTTCGAGGAGCGGGGCCACCGGGTGGTCCCGAGCGCCCCGCTCGTGCCCGAGGGGGACCCGACGCTCCTCTTCACGAACGCGGGGATGGTCCCGTTCAAGCGCCTCTTCCTCGGCGAGGAGACCCGCGAGTACCGGCGCGCCGTCACCTCCCAGAAGTGCATGCGCGTCTCGGGCAAGCACAACGACCTCGAGAACGTGGGCCGCACGCCACGCCACCACACCTTCTTCGAGATGCTCGGGAACTTCTCCTTCGGCGACTACTTCAAGCGCGATGCGATCGTCTGGGCCTGGGAGCTGCTGACCGGGGCCTGGAAGCTCCCCCCCGAGAAGCTCTTCGTCACGGTCTTCCGCGAGGACGACGAGGCCGCCGAGCTCTGGGCCCGCGAGGTCGGCATCCCGGCGAACCGGATCACGCGCCTCGACGAGGCCGACAACTTCTGGCAGATGGGCGACACCGGCCCCTGCGGCCCCTGCTCCGAGATCTACTACGACTGGGGCCCCCAGGCCGGCTGCCCGCAGGGCGGCGCGTGCGACCCGTCGTGCGACTGCGGGCGCTGGCTCGAGATCTGGAACCTCGTCTTCATGCAGTTCGACCGCGACGCCGGCGGCACGATGACCCCGCTGCCGAAGCCTTCGATCGACACCGGCGCGGGCCTCGAGCGGGTGGCCTCCGTGCTCCAGGGCGTGCGCTCGAACTACGACACCGATCTCTTCCAGCCGATCCTCGCGCGCGCGCAGGAGCTCTCGGGCGTGCGGCTCGGGAGCGATCCCGAGAAGGACGTCTCGCTGCGCGTGGTCGCCGATCACGCGCGCGCGGTGACCTTCCTGATCGCGGACGGCGTCCTGCCCTCGAACGAGGGCCGTGGCTACGTGCTGCGCCGCGTCCTGCGCCGCGCGGCGCGCCACGGCGTGCTGCTCGGCCTCGAGCGCCCGTTCCTCTTCGCGGTGGCGGACGCCGTGATCGACGAGATGGGCGACGCCTACCCGGCGCTCGTCGAGCGGCGCGGCTACATCACCGACCGCGTGCGGCGCGAGGAGGAGCGCTTCGGCGAGACCCTCGCGAAGGGCCTGGCGCTGCTCGAGGAGGAGCTGCGCAAGGCGCGCGCCGGGGGCCGCGAGGCCCTGCCCGGCGAGGTCGTCTTCAAGCTCTACGACACCTTCGGCTTCCCGGTCGACCTGACCGAGGACATCCTCGCCGGCCACCGGCTCGGCTTCGACCACGCCGGCTTCGAGGCCGCGATGAACGAGCAGCGCGAGCGTGCGCGCGCAGCCTGGAAGGGCAGCGGCACGGCGGCCGTGGGCCCCCTCTACGGGCAGCTCGCCGCCGACTTCGAGACGCGCTTCGTCGGCTACGACCGGCTCGCCGCCGACTCGCGCGTCCTGGCTCTCGTGTCGGGCGGCGCCGGCGTGGAGCAGGCGCGCGCGGGCGACACGGTCGAGGTGATCGTCGAGGAGACGCCCTTCTACGCCGAGAGCGGCGGCCAGGTGGGCGACCGCGGCCTCCTCGAGACCGCCACCGGCCGCGTGGACGTGGAGGACGTGCAGAGGCCCGCCGGCGGGCTCGTCGTGCACCGCGGCAAGGTGGTGCGCGGCACGCTCCACGTCGATCAGCCCGTGCGCCTCGTGGTCGACTCGATGCACCGCTTCGGCGCGGTGCGCCACCACTCCGGGACGCACCTGCTGCACAGCGCGCTGCGTGAGGTACTCGGCCCGAACGCCACCCAGCGCGGCTCGCTGGTGACGCCGGGCCGGCTGCGCTTCGACTTCAGCCACGACGCGCCGCTCACGCGCCCGCAGCTCGAGGCGATCGAGGACCTGGTGAACGGCTGGATCGGCGAGAACGCGCCCGCGCGCGTCGAGCAGCTCTCCTACCGCGACGCGATCGACGCGGGCGCGATCGCGATGTTCGGCGAGAAGTACGGCGACGAGGTGCGCGTGGTCAGCTTCGGGGAGTTCTCCAAGGAGCTCTGCGGAGGGACGCACGCGCGCGCCAGCGGCGACATCGGCGTGCTCAAGATCGTCTCGGAGGGCGGTGTCGCCTCGGGCGTACGGCGCGTCGAGGCGCTGACCGGGGCCGAGGCGCTGCGCCGCTGGCGCGAGCAGGAGCACGCCCTCGAACGCACCGCGGAGCTCCTGCGCGCACCGGTCGGCGACCTCGAGCAGCGCGTCGAGAAGCTGCTCGACGAGCGCCGCACGCTCGAGCGCGAGCTCGAAGCGCTGCGCGGCGAGCAGCGGCGCGCGGCCTCGGGCGACCTGCTCGCGCAGGTCGAGGAGATCGCCGGCGTGAAGGTGCTGGCGACGAAGGTCGAGGGCGTGGCCGGCGACGGCCTGCGCGCGATGGTGGACGAGCTGCGCGAGCGGCTCGGCAGCGGCGTGGTGCTGCTCGCGGCGCCCGCCGACGGCCGTGTGACGCTGGCGCTCGGCGTGACGCCCGATCTCAAGGGCCGGCTCGCGGCCGGCGACCTGATCCGCGAGACGGCCGCGATCGTCGGCGGCAAGGGCGGCGGGCGCCCCGACTTCGCGCAGGCCGGCGGGCGCGACCCGGGCAAGATCGACGAGGCCTTCGAGCGGCTGCGCGCGCTGGTGCGGGAGAAGGCGGGGTCGTGA
- a CDS encoding CvpA family protein — MPGVGAQLPPGIVDLAAAAILVAAIVRGLWIGLVREAFSLAALACAVFAVRRFAEPIAGDLAASYQLDPLLATAIAGAGVAVAAILLVAAVGFVIRRLIRASGLGLVDRVGGAVLGACEGALFVALILFGIITVTGRNDPLIAGTRSLAAFEALEGSFGPPPAAPAEER; from the coding sequence ATGCCGGGCGTGGGCGCACAATTGCCGCCGGGCATCGTCGATCTGGCCGCCGCCGCGATCCTGGTGGCTGCGATCGTGCGCGGGCTCTGGATCGGCCTGGTCCGCGAGGCCTTCTCGCTGGCCGCGCTGGCCTGCGCCGTCTTCGCCGTGCGCCGCTTCGCCGAGCCGATCGCCGGCGACCTCGCGGCCAGCTACCAGCTCGACCCCCTGCTCGCGACCGCGATCGCCGGGGCCGGCGTGGCGGTCGCCGCGATCCTGCTGGTGGCGGCGGTCGGCTTCGTGATCCGCCGGCTGATCCGCGCCTCGGGCCTGGGCCTCGTCGATCGCGTCGGCGGTGCCGTGCTCGGGGCCTGCGAGGGTGCCCTCTTCGTCGCGCTGATCCTCTTCGGGATCATCACCGTGACGGGCCGCAACGACCCCCTGATCGCCGGCACCCGCAGCCTCGCCGCCTTCGAGGCGCTCGAGGGCTCGTTCGGGCCGCCTCCGGCCGCTCCCGCCGAGGAGCGCTAG
- a CDS encoding PilT/PilU family type 4a pilus ATPase: protein MSLELNEILKIALKGGASDIHLKSGLPPIFRVDGALVPLKNAERLLPEQLEGIARGIMNPVQKDRFETNRECDLAYGIAGLGRFRVNVFQQRGTIGIVFRVIPFGVKTIEQLHLPNVVESVANEQRGLILVTGTTGSGKSTTLAAMIEHINSSRTCHIMTIEDPIEFLIRDRRSIVNQREIGVDTQSFANALRAALRQDPDVILVGEMRDYETIETALLAAETGHLVLSTLHTLDATETINRIISVFPPYQQKQVRLQLTSILRGVISQRLVPRADGKGRVPALEVMVTTARVRELIADKDRTKELHDAISKGFTTYGMQTFDQSLMHLVKGNLVTYEEALKHVSNPDDFALRFRGIASTSDGTWDDFDKDGGEGDRGQAEAEKPEPDDAPGGDIDLERF, encoded by the coding sequence ATGTCGCTCGAGCTGAACGAGATCCTCAAGATCGCCCTCAAGGGCGGCGCCTCGGACATCCACCTGAAGTCCGGCCTGCCGCCGATCTTCCGCGTCGACGGCGCGCTGGTGCCGCTCAAGAACGCCGAGCGCCTGCTGCCCGAGCAGCTCGAGGGCATCGCGCGCGGGATCATGAACCCGGTCCAGAAGGACCGCTTCGAGACCAACCGCGAGTGCGACCTCGCCTACGGCATCGCGGGGCTCGGCCGCTTCCGCGTCAACGTCTTCCAGCAGCGCGGCACGATCGGGATCGTGTTCCGCGTGATCCCCTTCGGCGTCAAGACCATCGAGCAGCTCCACCTGCCGAACGTGGTCGAGTCGGTCGCCAACGAGCAGCGCGGCCTCATCCTGGTCACGGGCACCACGGGCTCGGGCAAGTCGACGACGCTCGCCGCGATGATCGAGCACATCAACTCGAGCCGGACCTGCCACATCATGACGATCGAGGACCCGATCGAGTTCCTGATCCGGGACCGGCGCTCGATCGTGAACCAGCGCGAGATCGGCGTCGACACCCAGAGCTTCGCCAACGCGCTGCGCGCGGCCCTGCGCCAGGATCCCGACGTGATCCTGGTCGGCGAGATGCGCGACTACGAGACCATCGAGACCGCGCTCCTGGCCGCCGAGACCGGCCACCTGGTGCTCTCGACCCTGCACACCCTCGACGCCACCGAGACCATCAACCGCATCATCTCGGTGTTCCCGCCCTACCAGCAGAAGCAGGTGCGGCTCCAGCTCACCTCGATCCTGCGCGGCGTGATCTCGCAGCGGCTCGTGCCGCGCGCCGACGGCAAGGGCCGCGTGCCGGCGCTCGAGGTGATGGTGACCACGGCGCGCGTGCGCGAGCTGATCGCCGACAAGGACCGCACCAAGGAGCTCCACGACGCGATCTCGAAGGGCTTCACGACCTACGGCATGCAGACCTTCGACCAGTCGCTCATGCACCTCGTGAAGGGCAACCTCGTGACCTACGAGGAGGCCCTGAAGCACGTCTCCAACCCCGACGACTTCGCGCTGCGCTTCCGCGGCATCGCCTCCACCTCCGACGGCACCTGGGACGACTTCGACAAGGACGGCGGCGAGGGCGACCGGGGCCAGGCCGAGGCCGAGAAGCCCGAGCCCGACGACGCCCCGGGCGGCGACATCGACCTCGAGCGCTTCTAG
- a CDS encoding outer membrane protein assembly factor BamD, producing the protein MAGALAGAGFALACASSPPPPTFEDLPSAEVLYERGQEEMAEGGGGFWFLSGDYTDSIETFQDIIDNYPYSEQAVLAHLAIGDAYFKQGKYEEAISYYRDFVELHPEHDRVPYAMYQTVMSYYKQSRDASRDQTATQEALTHLDRLLARFPSSQYAQEGETLWKELRTRLGEHTMRVADYYYDNDEYGSAAERYRQLLDQYPGLGLDAEALYKLGVCYQKMNRTEEARKIFQVILDNYEGTDVAEAAADLVPAAN; encoded by the coding sequence GTGGCCGGCGCCCTGGCCGGAGCCGGATTCGCGCTGGCCTGCGCGAGCTCCCCTCCGCCCCCCACCTTCGAGGACCTGCCCTCCGCCGAGGTGCTCTACGAGCGGGGCCAGGAGGAGATGGCCGAGGGAGGCGGCGGCTTCTGGTTCCTCTCCGGCGACTACACCGACTCCATCGAGACCTTCCAGGACATCATCGACAACTACCCCTACAGCGAGCAGGCGGTGCTCGCCCACCTCGCGATCGGCGACGCCTACTTCAAGCAGGGGAAGTACGAGGAGGCCATCTCCTACTACCGCGACTTCGTGGAGCTGCACCCCGAGCACGACCGGGTGCCGTACGCGATGTACCAGACCGTGATGTCCTACTACAAGCAGAGCCGCGACGCCTCGCGCGACCAGACCGCGACCCAGGAGGCGCTCACGCACCTCGACCGGCTGCTCGCCCGCTTCCCGAGCTCGCAGTACGCGCAGGAGGGCGAGACGCTCTGGAAGGAGCTGCGCACCCGCCTCGGCGAGCACACCATGCGGGTCGCCGACTACTACTACGACAACGACGAGTACGGCTCGGCGGCCGAGCGCTACCGCCAGCTCCTCGACCAGTACCCCGGGCTCGGCCTCGACGCGGAGGCCCTCTACAAGCTCGGTGTCTGCTACCAGAAGATGAACCGCACCGAGGAGGCGCGGAAGATCTTCCAGGTGATCCTCGACAACTACGAGGGCACCGACGTCGCGGAAGCCGCCGCGGATCTCGTTCCGGCCGCGAACTGA
- a CDS encoding cytidylate kinase-like family protein, with protein sequence MTLTRRLDSMLHHQLARWEEVSRRLARRPSVAIASLPGAGGEALGRQVAERLGFACFGREIVDQIAERRGIPEEVLHGLDERVRSAVDRYFTDSFQGQRFTEDEYLKEVERFVLPLARVGGAVFVGRGTAFVLPPERTLRVLAVASRPARVERFAAERGLSAAAAPDALRAEDEARIGFIRHHFHERLEDAGSYDLSLNVGTLGLDDAAGVVVDVYRRRFPER encoded by the coding sequence ATGACCCTGACCCGGCGGCTCGATTCGATGCTCCACCACCAGCTCGCGCGCTGGGAGGAGGTCTCGCGCCGGCTCGCGCGCCGTCCGAGCGTGGCGATCGCCAGCCTGCCCGGCGCCGGCGGCGAGGCCCTCGGCCGCCAGGTGGCCGAGCGCCTCGGCTTCGCCTGCTTCGGGCGCGAGATCGTCGACCAGATCGCCGAGCGGCGCGGGATCCCCGAGGAGGTCCTGCACGGCCTCGACGAGCGGGTCCGCAGCGCCGTCGACCGCTACTTCACCGACTCCTTCCAGGGCCAGCGCTTCACCGAGGACGAGTACCTGAAGGAGGTGGAGCGCTTCGTGCTCCCGCTGGCGCGCGTCGGCGGTGCGGTCTTCGTGGGCCGCGGCACCGCCTTCGTGCTGCCGCCCGAGAGGACCCTGCGGGTGCTCGCCGTCGCGTCGCGCCCGGCCCGCGTCGAGCGCTTCGCCGCCGAGCGCGGGCTCTCCGCCGCCGCCGCGCCCGACGCGCTGCGTGCCGAGGACGAAGCGCGCATCGGCTTCATCCGCCATCATTTCCACGAGCGCCTCGAGGACGCGGGCTCCTACGACCTGTCCCTGAACGTCGGCACCCTCGGCCTCGACGACGCAGCCGGTGTCGTCGTGGACGTCTACCGGCGGCGCTTCCCCGAGCGGTGA
- a CDS encoding CDP-alcohol phosphatidyltransferase family protein, producing the protein MIKAKFGDRIDGWIAAAFPFLVRHPVNPNVLTVAGTLISLGSATAFAFGRFGLGAWLILAGGLFDLVDGVVARRHGTATPFGAFLDSTLDRLADMAILLGVMLHFAAHGDAGTVLLAGIALIAAVLTSYAKARAEQWVRSFHGGLLERGERLFVLGVGAVSGFLVEALWILAVLGVATVAYRFSLAYRELARLEPGSPTGGTAG; encoded by the coding sequence GTGATCAAGGCGAAGTTCGGGGATCGGATCGACGGCTGGATCGCTGCGGCCTTCCCGTTCCTGGTCCGGCACCCGGTGAACCCGAACGTGCTGACGGTGGCCGGCACCCTGATCTCGCTGGGCTCTGCGACCGCGTTCGCATTCGGCCGCTTCGGGCTCGGCGCCTGGCTGATCCTGGCCGGCGGGCTGTTCGACCTGGTCGATGGGGTGGTGGCGCGCCGGCACGGCACGGCGACCCCGTTCGGCGCCTTCCTCGACTCGACCCTCGACCGCCTCGCCGACATGGCGATCCTGCTCGGCGTGATGCTGCACTTCGCCGCGCACGGCGACGCCGGCACCGTCCTGCTCGCGGGCATCGCCCTGATCGCCGCCGTGCTCACCTCCTACGCGAAGGCCCGCGCCGAGCAGTGGGTGCGCTCGTTCCATGGCGGGCTCCTCGAGCGTGGCGAGCGGCTCTTCGTGCTGGGCGTCGGGGCGGTGTCGGGCTTCCTGGTCGAGGCGCTCTGGATCCTCGCCGTGCTCGGCGTCGCCACGGTCGCCTACCGCTTCTCGCTCGCCTACCGCGAGCTCGCCCGCCTCGAGCCGGGCTCGCCGACGGGGGGGACGGCCGGATGA
- a CDS encoding Rdx family protein — MSAAPPTLEIEYCPRCRWLARAAWLAQELLTTFEAELGAVTLRPSPIAGAFEVRLAGETIFSRASAGRHVDATELKRLVRDRVAPGRDLGHVDRGR, encoded by the coding sequence GTGAGCGCGGCCCCGCCGACCCTCGAGATCGAGTACTGCCCGCGCTGCCGGTGGCTCGCGCGTGCGGCCTGGCTGGCGCAGGAGCTGCTCACGACCTTCGAGGCGGAGCTCGGCGCCGTGACCCTGCGGCCGAGCCCGATCGCCGGCGCCTTCGAGGTGCGGCTCGCCGGCGAAACGATCTTCTCGCGCGCCTCGGCCGGCCGACACGTCGATGCGACGGAGCTCAAGCGCCTGGTACGCGATCGCGTGGCGCCCGGGCGCGACCTCGGGCACGTGGACCGCGGGCGCTAG